A part of Patescibacteria group bacterium genomic DNA contains:
- a CDS encoding DUF1189 family protein: protein MNFLTKIKNSIYNPEFYSHLRGAGISSSFKYFINLCVVLSIILAFSLGIEFSSIFTKERLEKVIDFYPAELAIQIKGGVVSTNVSEPYIVKAITKNPSSKNLLVIDTKSDFSIDTFKSFDTPLLIGKNFAVTSKREGQFEFTDLSKIPDFSLDRAKLLHWSDKIVSHHWLISLGIFFSLLVSFLIFFFANLLWLLIVALIIFGLARLKKVAMTYKEAYQISLHAVTLTLLLTMLSILFVLPSPFTFSGSLVTIIIAFINLKNLRTSHPMDSAKKVEEEKKSNS, encoded by the coding sequence ATGAATTTTCTTACAAAAATAAAAAATAGTATTTATAATCCAGAATTTTATTCCCACCTGAGAGGGGCGGGCATTTCTTCATCGTTTAAGTACTTCATCAATCTCTGTGTTGTACTTTCAATTATTTTGGCGTTTAGTTTGGGTATTGAATTTTCGTCCATTTTTACTAAAGAGCGGCTAGAGAAAGTTATTGATTTTTATCCTGCTGAGCTCGCAATACAAATAAAAGGCGGTGTAGTTTCTACAAACGTTTCTGAACCCTACATCGTTAAGGCTATAACAAAAAATCCATCGAGCAAAAATCTCTTAGTGATTGATACCAAATCTGATTTCTCGATTGACACCTTTAAAAGTTTTGACACCCCGCTTTTAATTGGCAAAAATTTTGCCGTGACTTCAAAGCGCGAAGGACAATTTGAATTTACCGACTTGAGCAAGATTCCGGATTTCAGTCTCGACCGCGCCAAGCTTTTGCACTGGTCTGATAAAATTGTCAGCCACCACTGGCTAATTTCCCTCGGAATTTTCTTCTCCTTGCTCGTATCATTTTTGATTTTTTTCTTTGCCAATCTTTTGTGGCTTTTGATTGTCGCTCTAATTATTTTTGGTTTGGCTCGACTTAAGAAAGTGGCAATGACGTACAAAGAGGCCTACCAAATTTCACTTCATGCTGTGACACTTACCTTACTTTTGACCATGCTGTCTATCTTGTTTGTCCTGCCGTCGCCATTTACATTTTCTGGTAGCTTGGTAACCATTATCATCGCTTTCATTAATCTCAAAAATCTAAGAACTTCTCATCCGATGGACTCGGCTAAAAAAGTGGAGGAAGAAAAAAAATCTAATTCTTAA
- the murB gene encoding UDP-N-acetylmuramate dehydrogenase translates to MKFHENIPLSQHTTFKIGGTAQYFFPVETLEEMREAVDFAREKNLPFFILGGGSNLLVSDSGFKGVVIKNQIKGVAFEETGDEVSVKVGAGENWDTFVESVVVRGLFGLENLSGIPGTVGAAPVQNIGAYGVEVKETIMSVETLNAQTGEIKIFSSDECRFAYRDSFFKTPAGKSYIILAVNFHLKKNASLNLEYKDLKNYFALVKITPTIFDVRRGVLEIRGKKFPDLQKIGTAGSFFKNPIIPVAQFEELKKKFPDLPGFPLLATDYRLSTIKISLAWILDNVCNMKGLVKGSTGLFERQPIVLVNLGGADAKSVTDFALEVTQSVKEKTGIDVEWEVQYLD, encoded by the coding sequence ATGAAATTCCACGAGAATATTCCGCTTTCTCAACACACCACGTTTAAAATCGGCGGAACTGCCCAGTATTTTTTTCCTGTGGAAACTTTGGAAGAAATGCGCGAAGCTGTGGATTTTGCTCGAGAAAAAAACTTACCATTTTTTATTCTCGGTGGCGGTTCCAATTTACTCGTCAGTGATTCTGGATTTAAAGGGGTGGTTATCAAAAATCAAATTAAAGGGGTCGCCTTCGAGGAAACAGGGGATGAAGTTTCAGTAAAAGTTGGAGCGGGAGAAAATTGGGATACTTTTGTTGAGTCGGTAGTGGTGCGCGGGTTATTTGGCCTAGAAAATCTTTCAGGTATTCCCGGAACGGTGGGTGCCGCGCCTGTGCAAAATATCGGAGCTTATGGAGTGGAAGTGAAAGAAACCATTATGTCGGTTGAAACTCTCAATGCTCAAACAGGAGAAATTAAAATTTTTTCTAGTGACGAATGTCGATTTGCCTATCGCGACAGTTTTTTTAAAACCCCAGCAGGGAAATCCTACATAATTTTGGCGGTTAATTTTCATTTGAAAAAAAACGCGTCGCTTAATTTAGAATATAAAGATTTAAAAAATTATTTTGCACTGGTGAAGATCACCCCGACAATTTTCGATGTTCGGAGAGGAGTTTTAGAAATCCGTGGTAAAAAATTTCCCGACTTACAAAAAATTGGTACAGCGGGATCATTTTTTAAAAACCCGATTATTCCTGTTGCGCAGTTTGAGGAACTCAAGAAAAAATTTCCCGACCTTCCCGGGTTTCCTCTACTAGCTACCGACTACCGACTATCTACTATTAAAATCTCTCTCGCGTGGATCCTGGACAATGTTTGCAATATGAAAGGGTTAGTCAAGGGAAGTACGGGATTATTTGAAAGACAGCCAATTGTTTTGGTTAACCTTGGCGGGGCAGACGCAAAAAGTGTTACAGATTTCGCTCTTGAAGTTACTCAATCTGTTAAGGAAAAAACCGGCATCGATGTTGAGTGGGAAGTTCAGTATCTCGACTAA
- a CDS encoding O-antigen ligase family protein, whose amino-acid sequence MQTNKILRYSIFTGFFLLPFICLIVSSNFFFPFITGKNFAFRIIVEIITGLWIILALRDKTALPKSSRLLQAFALFIAVIFVSDLLSPNVYKSFWSNFERMEGWVTLAHLFALFVVLSSMMTKKLWEWLFRTSIGVSLILFVYGCFQISGKLPIHQGSTRIDTTIGNSAYLGGYMLFHIFLALYFFCTYLRKHYGTRDWQWFWPVAYGFAVLADTFILFETATRGAEIGFVLGLLVFAATLAFFERKDQLLRRISLGILILMVFLGGLFVLGRKSHFVANSEALHRLGSFVDEALTFDKTKICNGELKSRCLLWPIAFQGVKENPILGWGQESFNYVFNKYYDPRMYSQEQWFDRTHNVFLDWLIAGGILGLLSYLSLFGVALYYVWRKKGPFSFMEKGLITGLLVAYFVHNLTVFDNLTSYILFVMVLAWIESSVEKNPSFLEKKLHNLDHGVRDQIIIPIVSVGVIFIIYIVNVPAMLASSTLIAALSNHPGGPSENIAYYEKAFSYGTFADPEILEQLIQATNQAATVAGVDPKIKSDFFNLATERAKIQLKRTPDDARYFLFAGSLASSFGDFDTAITDLSKAVTLSPKKQTIMFSLGTTYLAKGDSQKAVEVLKTAFDLDPSYDEARRLYALALVYDGKISASDLVLKPLKPESVLADQRFIIAYYTTKAFTRALQSLNALIVLDPTNPQNYFTRAAVFMGAGRTSEAIADLNKAATLNPSTKPQVDQIIQQIRSGKTPQF is encoded by the coding sequence ATGCAAACCAACAAAATTTTGCGGTATTCTATTTTTACAGGATTTTTTTTATTACCGTTTATTTGCCTCATCGTTTCAAGTAATTTTTTCTTTCCATTTATCACCGGCAAGAATTTTGCTTTTAGAATTATCGTAGAAATCATTACGGGCCTTTGGATTATCCTCGCCTTGCGCGACAAGACCGCACTACCGAAATCCTCACGACTTCTGCAAGCCTTTGCTCTTTTTATTGCCGTGATATTTGTTTCTGATTTGCTCAGTCCGAATGTCTACAAAAGTTTTTGGTCAAATTTCGAACGCATGGAAGGTTGGGTGACGTTGGCGCATCTTTTTGCTTTGTTTGTGGTGTTGAGTTCTATGATGACTAAAAAATTATGGGAATGGCTCTTCCGAACATCGATCGGTGTCAGTCTCATTTTGTTTGTGTACGGTTGTTTTCAGATCAGTGGCAAATTGCCGATTCATCAGGGTTCAACTCGCATCGATACAACCATTGGTAACTCAGCCTATCTTGGCGGATACATGTTGTTCCACATTTTCTTGGCTTTATATTTTTTCTGTACCTATTTAAGGAAACATTATGGCACGCGCGATTGGCAGTGGTTTTGGCCGGTCGCCTATGGTTTTGCCGTGCTTGCTGACACCTTCATTCTTTTTGAAACAGCGACGAGAGGTGCTGAAATCGGTTTCGTGCTCGGGCTTTTGGTTTTTGCAGCGACGCTGGCTTTTTTCGAAAGAAAAGATCAACTGTTAAGACGGATCAGTTTGGGCATCCTCATTCTCATGGTTTTCCTTGGAGGACTTTTTGTACTCGGACGCAAGTCACATTTTGTGGCTAACAGCGAGGCTCTGCACCGATTGGGTTCTTTTGTTGATGAAGCCTTGACCTTCGATAAGACAAAGATCTGTAACGGGGAATTAAAATCTCGTTGTCTTTTGTGGCCGATCGCATTCCAAGGAGTTAAGGAAAATCCGATACTTGGTTGGGGTCAGGAGAGTTTCAATTATGTATTCAACAAGTATTACGATCCTCGGATGTACAGTCAGGAGCAGTGGTTTGATCGCACACACAACGTTTTTCTCGACTGGCTTATCGCTGGTGGAATTTTGGGATTGCTCTCATACCTTTCTCTGTTCGGTGTCGCGCTCTATTATGTCTGGAGAAAAAAGGGACCATTTTCATTTATGGAAAAGGGTTTGATTACGGGGCTTTTGGTTGCGTACTTTGTTCACAACTTAACCGTCTTTGATAATCTCACCAGTTACATCTTGTTTGTGATGGTGCTTGCGTGGATTGAGAGTTCGGTTGAAAAAAATCCAAGTTTCCTCGAGAAAAAACTTCACAATCTTGATCATGGAGTCCGAGATCAAATTATCATACCGATTGTTTCGGTTGGTGTAATTTTCATCATCTATATCGTGAACGTTCCCGCAATGCTCGCTTCATCAACCTTGATCGCGGCGCTGTCCAATCACCCGGGCGGTCCGTCAGAGAATATTGCGTATTACGAAAAAGCTTTTTCCTATGGCACTTTTGCTGATCCGGAAATTTTGGAGCAATTAATTCAAGCCACCAATCAAGCTGCAACAGTCGCGGGTGTTGATCCGAAAATTAAATCTGATTTTTTCAATCTGGCAACCGAGCGCGCCAAAATTCAACTGAAACGCACCCCAGATGATGCGCGGTACTTCTTGTTTGCTGGCAGTTTGGCTTCTAGTTTTGGTGATTTTGACACGGCGATTACCGATCTTTCAAAAGCGGTGACCCTATCTCCCAAAAAACAGACCATTATGTTTTCTCTCGGTACGACCTATTTAGCGAAGGGTGACAGTCAGAAAGCTGTTGAAGTTTTAAAGACTGCGTTTGACCTTGATCCGAGTTACGATGAGGCACGCCGGCTCTACGCGCTCGCGCTTGTGTATGATGGGAAAATTTCTGCCTCCGATCTCGTGCTCAAACCTTTGAAGCCAGAATCTGTGCTCGCTGATCAACGTTTCATTATTGCCTACTACACCACGAAAGCATTTACACGAGCGCTCCAAAGTCTCAATGCGCTCATCGTGCTTGATCCTACTAATCCTCAAAATTATTTTACCCGAGCAGCGGTATTTATGGGCGCAGGTAGAACTTCCGAAGCGATCGCTGACCTTAATAAAGCGGCGACACTAAATCCTTCGACAAAACCCCAGGTGGATCAGATTATTCAGCAAATTAGATCGGGCAAGACTCCACAATTTTAG
- a CDS encoding helix-turn-helix domain-containing protein codes for MNEEIKPGAVYTTAETQKILKLSESTIKRLLKSGIIKANKIGGQYRILGHELLTLLSPTIDKQATDSYQNLKQTVKKKIKNW; via the coding sequence ATGAACGAGGAAATTAAACCTGGTGCAGTCTACACGACAGCCGAAACTCAAAAAATTCTCAAACTCAGCGAGAGCACTATTAAACGTCTCTTAAAAAGTGGCATCATTAAGGCCAACAAGATCGGCGGGCAATATCGCATTCTCGGCCACGAACTCCTTACCCTTCTCTCCCCTACTATAGACAAGCAAGCCACCGACTCCTACCAGAACCTGAAACAGACCGTTAAGAAAAAGATAAAAAACTGGTAA
- the gmd gene encoding GDP-mannose 4,6-dehydratase has translation MKTATKKTDSQKVKKALITGITGQDGSYLAELLLEKGYEVHGLIRRSSSFNTGRIEHLYQDPHLPNTKLFLHYGDLSDSTNLQRVLFKVKPDEVYNLGAQSHVRVSFDLPEYTANVTGVGALRLLEAVKNVEEQTDKKIKFYQASSSEMFGASKPPQNEDTCFEPVSPYGAAKVFAFNIVKNYRESYNMFATNGILFNHESPRRGATFVTRKITEAVARIKLGLQEKLYLGNLEAKRDWGHAKDYVVAMYLMLQEEKPNDYVIATGKQYTVRQCVEFAFKEIGITISWKGAAEKEQGVDTKTGKVLIEIDPRYFRPVEVDSLLGDAQKARKELGWKTTISFEAMIKEMVAHDLENVEKEKKLDKNAIVFSSYYKR, from the coding sequence ATGAAAACTGCCACAAAAAAAACCGACAGCCAAAAAGTTAAAAAAGCTTTGATCACCGGCATCACCGGCCAAGACGGTTCATATCTCGCGGAGTTACTTTTAGAAAAAGGGTACGAAGTTCACGGACTCATCCGCCGATCATCGAGTTTTAACACGGGCAGAATCGAACATCTCTACCAAGATCCTCATTTACCGAACACCAAACTGTTCCTCCACTACGGTGATCTTTCTGACAGCACCAACCTTCAAAGAGTGCTTTTTAAAGTGAAGCCAGATGAAGTCTACAACCTCGGCGCGCAGTCGCACGTCAGAGTTTCTTTTGATTTGCCCGAATACACCGCAAACGTCACCGGCGTCGGGGCTCTCCGACTTTTGGAAGCCGTCAAAAATGTTGAGGAACAAACTGACAAGAAAATAAAATTTTACCAGGCATCATCGAGTGAAATGTTCGGTGCTTCAAAACCTCCGCAAAATGAAGACACCTGCTTTGAACCGGTCAGTCCCTACGGCGCAGCTAAAGTGTTTGCCTTCAACATCGTGAAAAATTATCGCGAATCCTACAACATGTTTGCGACCAATGGCATTTTGTTTAATCACGAATCTCCACGACGAGGCGCCACCTTTGTCACTCGAAAAATTACTGAGGCAGTCGCCCGCATCAAGCTTGGCCTTCAGGAAAAATTATATTTGGGGAATCTTGAAGCCAAAAGAGACTGGGGTCACGCCAAAGATTATGTAGTTGCAATGTACCTCATGCTTCAAGAAGAAAAACCAAATGACTATGTGATCGCCACTGGCAAACAATACACTGTCCGCCAATGCGTTGAATTCGCCTTCAAAGAAATTGGAATTACTATTTCGTGGAAAGGCGCCGCTGAAAAAGAACAAGGGGTTGATACCAAAACCGGTAAGGTTCTCATAGAAATTGATCCTCGTTATTTTAGACCGGTAGAGGTTGATTCCCTGCTCGGCGACGCGCAGAAAGCTCGGAAAGAGCTCGGTTGGAAAACCACGATTAGTTTCGAGGCCATGATCAAAGAGATGGTAGCGCACGATTTGGAAAACGTTGAAAAAGAAAAGAAATTAGATAAAAATGCGATTGTTTTTTCTTCTTACTATAAGCGT
- a CDS encoding GDP-L-fucose synthase, whose translation MEKNSKIYVAGHRGLAGSAIVRKLIAEGFTNLVLKTRSELDLLDQKAVAQFFEKEKPEFVFLAAAKVGGIMANNTHPAEFIYENLVVQTNVLHAAQKNNVQKLVFLGSSCIYPRLAPQPIKEEYFLSGPLEPTNEAYAVAKIAGIVTCQAYRTEYGSNFISIMPTNLYGPNDNFDLENSHVLQGLIRRFHEAKESGAQTITLWGTGTARRELLQVDDFATAALFLMQNYNSGEIINVGTGTDISIKELAESVKKIVGFSGEILWDTTKPDGMPRKLLDVSKIHKLGWKHSVALEDGIHDTYEWYVKNVK comes from the coding sequence ATGGAAAAAAATTCCAAAATTTATGTTGCTGGACACCGAGGACTGGCGGGGTCGGCAATAGTTCGCAAACTGATTGCTGAAGGCTTTACGAACCTCGTGCTCAAAACGCGATCTGAACTCGACCTTCTCGATCAAAAAGCTGTCGCTCAATTTTTCGAAAAGGAAAAACCGGAATTTGTTTTTTTGGCAGCCGCGAAAGTCGGCGGCATCATGGCGAATAACACCCACCCCGCAGAATTTATTTATGAAAATTTGGTGGTTCAAACAAATGTCTTGCACGCGGCTCAAAAAAACAACGTGCAAAAATTAGTATTCCTTGGAAGTTCCTGCATCTACCCGCGTCTCGCTCCGCAACCAATCAAAGAAGAATATTTTTTGTCAGGACCTCTGGAGCCAACAAATGAAGCCTACGCCGTGGCGAAAATTGCCGGCATCGTGACTTGCCAAGCCTACCGAACAGAATATGGCTCAAATTTTATTTCAATTATGCCAACCAACCTGTACGGACCAAATGACAATTTCGATCTAGAAAATTCTCATGTCTTGCAAGGATTGATTCGCCGATTCCATGAAGCCAAAGAAAGCGGGGCGCAGACAATTACCCTGTGGGGGACGGGCACCGCGCGACGAGAACTCCTTCAAGTTGATGATTTTGCCACCGCCGCACTGTTCCTCATGCAAAATTACAACAGCGGAGAGATTATCAACGTAGGCACGGGTACTGACATTTCCATAAAAGAACTTGCTGAAAGCGTGAAAAAAATTGTTGGATTTTCTGGTGAAATTTTGTGGGACACAACGAAACCCGACGGTATGCCAAGAAAACTTCTCGATGTTTCTAAAATTCACAAACTCGGCTGGAAACATTCCGTTGCCCTCGAGGACGGCATCCATGACACATACGAATGGTATGTCAAAAACGTAAAGTAA
- a CDS encoding ABC transporter permease, with amino-acid sequence MKTLIIKPKKTFSLEDIREVWRYKELLVFFVWRDIKVRYKQTIVGIGWAIFQPFMTMVVFSVFFGKLIQVPSDGIPYPIFVYTGLLFWQLFASALGDTSNSLISNSAIITKVYFPRIILPLADTANKFVDFFFASLALIFLMFHYGYIPDLAGILLIPVLLIITSATAVGAGLVLASINVKYRDVRYILPFFMQLLLFLTPVIYPSSIAGKYSWILSLNPMTGVIKAARAGILGTGPIGWNSLAISAFMAVVFLSIGIYLFKKTERYFADIV; translated from the coding sequence ATGAAGACGTTAATTATTAAACCAAAAAAAACTTTCAGCCTTGAGGACATCAGGGAAGTTTGGCGTTACAAAGAGCTGCTGGTTTTTTTCGTTTGGCGCGATATCAAAGTTCGCTACAAACAAACCATTGTCGGCATCGGCTGGGCAATTTTCCAACCGTTTATGACCATGGTTGTGTTTAGCGTTTTCTTCGGCAAACTGATTCAAGTGCCTTCGGACGGCATTCCCTATCCAATTTTCGTCTACACTGGACTTTTATTTTGGCAACTATTTGCATCTGCGTTAGGCGATACTTCCAACTCACTTATTTCCAACTCAGCCATCATCACCAAAGTATATTTTCCTCGAATAATTTTACCCCTCGCTGATACTGCCAACAAATTCGTGGATTTTTTCTTTGCCAGTTTGGCTCTCATTTTCTTAATGTTCCACTATGGATATATTCCAGATCTCGCTGGAATTCTTTTGATCCCCGTACTGCTTATAATTACTTCTGCTACGGCAGTAGGTGCAGGACTGGTGCTCGCGTCAATCAACGTGAAATACCGAGACGTCAGATATATTCTGCCATTTTTTATGCAACTGTTGCTTTTTCTCACACCCGTTATTTACCCTTCAAGTATCGCTGGAAAATATAGTTGGATCCTTTCGCTCAACCCAATGACAGGCGTGATCAAAGCGGCACGAGCAGGTATTCTCGGCACAGGGCCTATTGGGTGGAATTCCCTGGCAATTTCAGCCTTCATGGCAGTGGTATTTTTAAGTATTGGAATTTATTTATTCAAAAAAACTGAACGATATTTTGCCGATATTGTATAA
- a CDS encoding ABC transporter ATP-binding protein has protein sequence MDPIITIKNIGKRYNITGRKGGYVALRDIFSEYVRHPYRSLKHIVKYILGKNRNEVFWALRDINFTVEKGEAIGIIGPNGAGKSTLLKILSRITPPTEGEIRIQGRVASLLEVGTGFHPELSGRENIYLNGAILGMTRKEIAGKIDQIIEFSGVSQFIDTPVKRYSSGMYVRLAFAIAAHIEPDILIVDEVLAVGDAEFQRKCLGKMDEVTRVGHRTVIFVSHNMDAISRLCTKTILLDKGKIIAAGDTDEVIGKYLSAGYNSATHLPFPIKDREVNLHSYSVQQDGNETLTIAGEKPFKVHVDFSIEKMLRSFRAGIFVKNIMGTVITRTFVQDYARELEEIAPGRYRAAIEIPPGLLMTGEYHLELKIFCLGITNFFEDEHIEKNITVYSPKNYNEVRSKNTDLRGYFLIPSKWETKKE, from the coding sequence ATGGACCCTATAATTACTATAAAAAATATTGGTAAGCGCTATAACATCACCGGAAGAAAAGGTGGGTATGTTGCCCTGCGAGATATTTTCTCTGAGTATGTGCGACATCCGTATAGGAGTTTGAAGCACATCGTGAAATACATTCTCGGAAAAAATCGCAATGAAGTTTTTTGGGCACTGAGAGACATTAATTTCACCGTCGAAAAAGGCGAAGCCATCGGAATCATTGGACCAAACGGCGCCGGCAAATCAACCTTGCTCAAAATTCTCTCGAGAATTACTCCGCCAACAGAGGGTGAGATTCGCATTCAAGGTAGAGTCGCATCGCTTCTCGAGGTAGGAACAGGCTTTCATCCGGAACTTTCTGGCCGCGAAAATATTTATCTCAACGGCGCCATTTTAGGCATGACTCGAAAAGAAATTGCTGGAAAAATAGATCAGATCATCGAATTTTCCGGAGTGTCACAATTCATTGATACTCCGGTTAAACGCTATTCATCCGGAATGTACGTTAGGCTAGCCTTCGCCATCGCGGCCCATATTGAACCTGACATTTTAATCGTTGACGAAGTGCTTGCCGTCGGCGACGCTGAATTCCAAAGGAAATGTCTCGGCAAAATGGATGAAGTGACTCGCGTTGGGCATCGAACAGTAATTTTTGTCAGTCACAATATGGATGCTATTAGTAGACTCTGTACCAAAACCATCCTTCTCGATAAAGGAAAAATAATTGCCGCCGGAGACACCGATGAAGTCATCGGAAAATATTTGAGCGCCGGATACAATTCTGCCACACACCTGCCATTCCCTATTAAAGATCGAGAAGTAAATTTGCATAGCTATTCAGTACAGCAGGATGGAAACGAAACCCTAACCATTGCGGGCGAGAAACCTTTCAAAGTGCACGTGGATTTTTCAATTGAAAAAATGCTGCGTTCGTTCAGAGCGGGAATCTTCGTAAAAAATATTATGGGCACCGTCATTACGAGAACTTTTGTGCAAGACTACGCCCGTGAGTTAGAAGAAATCGCTCCGGGAAGATACCGCGCGGCAATTGAAATCCCTCCGGGACTTTTGATGACAGGCGAATACCACCTTGAGCTTAAAATTTTCTGCCTTGGTATCACCAATTTCTTTGAAGACGAACACATTGAAAAAAATATCACGGTGTATTCACCAAAAAATTATAACGAGGTTCGCTCAAAAAATACCGACCTCCGAGGTTACTTTTTAATACCAAGTAAGTGGGAAACAAAAAAGGAGTAA
- a CDS encoding acylneuraminate cytidylyltransferase family protein encodes MIKNKKIVALIPLRGGSKSIPYKNIKNLGGKPLAFWVCQAALESKYIDAVYVSTEDEKIKKTIENLKLPIKIIDRPENLATDVATDEAVLLHAIQEIKCDILIDLHATHPLTDASHLDSALEKFVKGGYDSMLTGVLFKNFYWTREGVPLNYNPLKRPMRQQWEGTVTENGAFYITTPDTLRTHGNFLGGKIGIYEMPKDIYVDIDEPSDWEKAEKMFALKKVTKND; translated from the coding sequence ATGATTAAAAATAAAAAAATTGTGGCGCTCATACCTTTGCGCGGAGGGTCAAAATCAATCCCGTACAAAAATATAAAAAACTTAGGAGGAAAACCTCTGGCTTTTTGGGTATGCCAAGCGGCTTTAGAATCAAAATACATTGATGCGGTGTATGTTTCGACTGAGGATGAAAAAATTAAAAAAACTATTGAAAATCTCAAACTTCCTATAAAAATTATAGACCGACCGGAAAACCTAGCGACCGATGTTGCAACTGACGAAGCGGTCCTATTGCATGCGATACAGGAAATTAAATGTGACATCTTGATTGACCTCCACGCCACTCACCCTTTGACTGACGCATCACATTTGGATTCCGCTCTGGAAAAGTTTGTTAAAGGGGGTTATGATTCGATGCTTACAGGAGTGCTATTTAAAAACTTCTACTGGACACGAGAAGGTGTGCCGCTCAATTACAATCCCTTGAAAAGACCGATGCGACAACAGTGGGAAGGCACGGTGACCGAAAATGGCGCGTTTTACATCACAACTCCAGACACGCTCCGAACGCACGGAAATTTTTTAGGAGGAAAAATAGGCATTTATGAAATGCCGAAGGACATCTACGTTGATATCGATGAACCGTCGGACTGGGAAAAGGCGGAAAAAATGTTCGCTTTAAAAAAGGTGACCAAAAACGATTAA